In Streptococcus gallolyticus subsp. gallolyticus DSM 16831, the sequence AATTGCAAAATACAAATCAAGATTGATTTCTTCTTTAGCAAAACGTTTTGGAATGACACCAAATTGTACTGACAAGTCCAAGATATGATCATAAAGTGAAAAATCACCTACAGGAATAAAATCAAGCCCTGCATCAGCTTGTTTTTTCAAAAATTCAAGACGTAAATCTTTAGCTTGAGCTTGTAATTCTTCTTGTGAAATATCCCCTGCCCAATAAGACTCAATTAATTTTTTCCACTCGCGATTTTCACCTAAACGCGGATAACCCAAATTCGAAACCTTTACCATAGTTACCTCCTATACCAGCATTAGTTTTAAACTATACCTACTAAATTTTTTATAATTAAGATTGTAAAGGATAACAAGCCTTTTTTTCAATACCTTTCATCATTCTATCTTTTTATGGCCTGATATAGTTTTTAGCTATACATTTAGAGTTTGTTATAGTTTTTAACTATAACAAAAAGAACTCCCTAAGGAGTTCAATGTTAGATTAATAAAATTTATTATTTAGCTTTTCTAAGGGCACCAAATAGTAATCCTGAAACAATAGCACCGATAACAATAGCAACAAGGTAAAGAATCCAGTTACTTGTCAATGCAAAGACGAAGATACCACCATGAGGAGCCATCAATTTAATACCAAATGCACCTACTAAAGCACCTGTTACAGCTGAACCAACCATAAAGCTTGGAATAGCACGAGCAGGGTCAGCAGCACCAAATGGAATTGCACCTTCTGTGATGAACGATAGCCCCATAACAATATTTGTCAAACCAGCGTCACGTTCTTCAGCTGTGAATTTATCTTTGAACAAACGTGTTGCAACAAAGACAGCAAGAGGAGGAACCATACCACCGGCCATAACAGCCGCCATAACAACTGAACCACCATTTGAAAGAGCTGCCGCAGTAAGACTACTTGTACCAAAGACATAAGCAGCTTTATTGAAAGGTCCACCCATATCGATTGCCATCATACCACCAAGGATAAGTCCAAGGATAATAGCAGAGCTACCAGACAAACTATCAAGGAAATCATAAAGTGCACTGTTAATAGCTGCCATAGGAATGTTGATGAAGAGCATCAAGAATCCTGTTACCAACACACCAAGAAGTGGGTAAAGGAGGATTGATTTGATACCTTCAAGTGATTTTGGCAAGAAGGCAAGAGCTTTCTTAAGAACAAGAATAACACCACCAGCTAAGAAACCACCAACAAGAGCTCCAAGGAAACCTGAGGCAATTTGATTGTCAGCAAGGTTTACTGCGCTATCCAAACTATAGAATGAAATGCGACCAAAGGCAATACCTGAAGTTGCCATAGCACCAGCTGTGAAACCAGCTACCAAACCAGGTTTTTCAGCAATTGAATAAGCAATGTAAGCTGCAAATACCGGAATCATGAAACCAAAAGCTGCATTACCAAGTTGGTTAAAGACAGCTGCAATTTCATGGTAATTACCAAGGTGACTCAATTGGTCATTTGGCACTCCCATAAATTGGTCAATCAAGAATGAAATAGCAATTAAGATACCACCACCAATAACGAATGGCAACATTTGAGAAACACCACTCATCAAGTGCTTGTAGAATGCAGCACCAAGGCTTAATTTTTCACTAGCATCACTTGAAGATGAAGCTTCATCAGCTGAAGCTGTATAAGTTTCTGCTTTTCCGTCAAGGATGATATTGATTAATTCTTCAGATTTTTTAATACCGTCAGCAACTGGACGTGATACTAATGGCTTTCCATCAAAACGTGCCATTTCAACGGCTTTATCAGCTGCAACAATGACACCTTTTGCACGCGCAATTTCATCAGCAGTCAAACGATTACCGACACCTGAAGCACCATTTGTTTCAACACGAACAGTGACACCCATTTCATCACCTTGTTTGATGAGGGCTTCTTCTGCCATGTAAGTGTGCGCAATACCAGTTGTACAAGCTGTAACAGCTACGATAAGTGGTTTATCATCTGAAACTGGAGCAGCTTTCGATTCTTCTTTTGCTTTGTTATCTTCTTCTGCTGCGTTAAATGTTGCAATCACTTCGTCAGCTGATGTCACTTGACGTAATTGATCAGCAAAGCCATCTTTCAAAAGATATTTTGATAATTCAGCAAGAGCAGCCAAGTGAGTGTCGTTTGCGCCATCTGGTGCTGCAATCATGAAGAATAGGTAAGTTGGTTGACCGTCCAATGCTTCATAATCAACACCTGCAGCAGATTTAGCAAACAAAACAGTCGCTTCTTTAACAGCTGCATTTTTACTGTGAGGCATGGCAATACCATCACCTAAACCAGTAGATGTTTGCGCTTCACGGTTCATGATACCTTGTTTAAAAGTATCAAAATCAGTTACCACACCGTGTTCAACAAGGCTTGTGATCATTTCATCGATCGCTGCTTCTTTTGAAGTTGCTTTCAAATCAAGAATCATGACATCTTTTCTGAGCAAGTCTTGAATTTTCATATTTTTTCTACCTCTACTTTTTGATAAGTTTCTTTTATGAATTCAGCAGTTGCCAAGTCATCTGAGAATGTTGTTGCTGTCCCACATGCGACACCCCATTTAAGAGCTTCGATTGGGTCGCCAGATTTGACATATTCGCCTGTAAATCCTGCAACCATAGAATCGCCCGCACCCACAGAATTTTTGACAGTGCCTTTAATTGGTTTTGCAAAGTATGCTGCTTCTGGTGTTACCAACAATGCACCGTCTCCAGCCATTGAAATAATAACGTTTTTAGCACCTTTAGCGAGAATTTCACGGGCGTATTTTTCAATATCAGCAAGACCGTTTAATTCAACACCAAAAATATCAGCTAATTCATGGTTATTTGGTTTTACCAAAAGCGGTTGATAGTTTAAGGCATCTAAAAGTGTTTGTCCTTCAAAATCACAAACAACTTCTGCACCGGCTTTTTTAGCAATCGGAATCAATGTGTTATAGACTTGGTTTCCAAGGCTACTT encodes:
- a CDS encoding PTS fructose transporter subunit IIABC — protein: MKIQDLLRKDVMILDLKATSKEAAIDEMITSLVEHGVVTDFDTFKQGIMNREAQTSTGLGDGIAMPHSKNAAVKEATVLFAKSAAGVDYEALDGQPTYLFFMIAAPDGANDTHLAALAELSKYLLKDGFADQLRQVTSADEVIATFNAAEEDNKAKEESKAAPVSDDKPLIVAVTACTTGIAHTYMAEEALIKQGDEMGVTVRVETNGASGVGNRLTADEIARAKGVIVAADKAVEMARFDGKPLVSRPVADGIKKSEELINIILDGKAETYTASADEASSSSDASEKLSLGAAFYKHLMSGVSQMLPFVIGGGILIAISFLIDQFMGVPNDQLSHLGNYHEIAAVFNQLGNAAFGFMIPVFAAYIAYSIAEKPGLVAGFTAGAMATSGIAFGRISFYSLDSAVNLADNQIASGFLGALVGGFLAGGVILVLKKALAFLPKSLEGIKSILLYPLLGVLVTGFLMLFINIPMAAINSALYDFLDSLSGSSAIILGLILGGMMAIDMGGPFNKAAYVFGTSSLTAAALSNGGSVVMAAVMAGGMVPPLAVFVATRLFKDKFTAEERDAGLTNIVMGLSFITEGAIPFGAADPARAIPSFMVGSAVTGALVGAFGIKLMAPHGGIFVFALTSNWILYLVAIVIGAIVSGLLFGALRKAK
- the pfkB gene encoding 1-phosphofructokinase, producing the protein MIYTVTLNPSIDFIVRLDSLALGSVNRMTSDDKFAGGKGINVSRILKRLDIENTATGFIGGFTGRFVKDGLVDEGIATKFVEVSEDTRINVKVKAGEETEINGAGPHISTEKLEELEAILAGLSSEDTVVFAGSAPSSLGNQVYNTLIPIAKKAGAEVVCDFEGQTLLDALNYQPLLVKPNNHELADIFGVELNGLADIEKYAREILAKGAKNVIISMAGDGALLVTPEAAYFAKPIKGTVKNSVGAGDSMVAGFTGEYVKSGDPIEALKWGVACGTATTFSDDLATAEFIKETYQKVEVEKI